A region of the Massilia sp. erpn genome:
ACGATGATTTCCACGTCGCGCTCGAAATGCGCGCTGGCGGCATCGTGCACGCGGGCGCCGATGCGGCCGAAGCGGTTGGCCTCGTCCAGCAGCAGCTGGGCCACCAGCTGGGCGTGTTCCTCCTCCTTGCCGGCGGCGGCGCCGTCCTCGCAGTCGAAGGTGATGTCGAACAGGGGGCCAAGCTCTTGTTGCAGGGTCATCGACTTGCGCATCAGCTTCTCGGACCCTGCATAGTGGTCGCAGGCGGGAAGCAGCAGCGGTTGGCGTTTGCCCTGGAATAAAACCTCGGTTGGGTGCATCTTGGCGTTCGTGTTGGCAGAATCAGGGGTTGCAGAAAGCGCTAAGGCCGCACTGCTTTCGGCAGTGCGGCTTTTGCGGCGGATCGGTGGTTTAACCGGTTCCACTTTGCGCGGCGGATTTATCCGCTATGCCTATTATGGCAGCAGATGCTTCACGCCTTCGCGCTCTTCGGTCAGTTCCTTGAGCGTGATGTTGATGCGTTCTTGCGAGAAGGCGTCGATTTCCAGACCCTGGACGATTTTGTATTCGCCGTTTTCGGTGGTCACAGGGAAGCCGAACATGGTGCCTTCAGGGATGCCGTAGGAGCCGTCCGATGGGATGCCCATGGTGGTCCACTTGCCGTTGGTGCCCAGTACCCAGTCGCGTACGTGGTCGATGGCGGCGTTGGCAGCCGAAGCAGCCGAGGACAGGCCGCGCGCTTCGATGATGGCAGCGCCGCGCTTGCCGACGGTCGGCAGGAAGGTGTCGCTGTTCCAGACGGCGTCGTTGATGGTTTCTTTCACCGACTTGCCGTCGATGGTAGCGAAGCGGTAGTCAGCGTACATGGTCGGCGAGTGGTTGCCCCACACGCACAGTTTTTCGATCGAAGCGACCGGCTTGCCGACCTTGGCGGCGATTTGCGACAGGGCGCGGTTGTGGTCCAGGCGCAGCATGGCGGTGAAGTTCTTGGCCGGCAGGGAAGGGGCCGATTTCATCGCGATATAGGCGTTGGTGTTGGCTGGGTTGCCGACCACCAGCACTTTCACATTGCGCGAAGCGACGGCGTCCAGCGCCTTGCCTTGCACGGTGAAGATCTGGGCATTGGCTTCCAGCAGGTCTTTACGCTCCATGCCTGGGCCGCGTGGGCGGGCGCCCACCAGCAGGGCCACGTCGGCGTCTTTGAAGGCGGTCATCGGATCGGCGTGGGCGGTCATGCCGGCCAGCAGCGGGAAGGCGCAGTCGTCGATTTCCATCATGACGCCCTTCAGCGCTTTCTGCGCTTTTTCGTCAGGGATTTCAAGCAGTTGCAGAATGACTGGCTGATCCTTGCCCAGCATGTCGCCGTTGGCGATGCGGAACAGCAGGGAATAGCCGATCTGGCCGGCGGCGCCGGTGACGGCAACACGCATTGGGGTTTTAGCCATGATGAATCTCCAAGTGGAATAAAAACGATCTGAAGCTGGACCTACGCTTGTAAAAATATAATGATACCAAATGCGCCGCACATATTTGACGCGCAAGGCATCAGGAACTATGCTTTTTCTGTACTGCGCAACGCCCTCGCGCGGGCAGCCGGAAACCGCATCGACGGCGAGTGTAGGCCTCGAATGCCCGTCTGTCAATCATATCTTATGTCTTATATAAGACAGATAACTTGTCGGGTTTTGCTGGACGAATAGACCCTTTTGTGGTGAAATCTCGCCCTATGAATTCCGTCCCGCCCAACCAGACCAGTCCAGCCGCTGCCGCCAGCGCGCCGGCGACCCCGGCTCAGGGCGCGACCGCCTCCTCCACCGTTGCGCCGAGCGCTTCGCCCACCTTCTCCCCGCTGTATCAGCAGATCAAGGCCCTGATCACGCAAAGCCTGCAGTCGGGCGAGTGGAAGCCGGGCGAGCTGATTCCCAGCGAAGTGGAGCTGGCCAACCGCTTCAAGGTCAGCCAGGGCACGGTGCGCAAGGCCATCGACGAGCTGGCGGCCGAGAACCTGGTGGTGCGCAAGCAGGGCAAGGGCACGTTCGTGTCGACCCACCATGAGGCGCGCGCCCACTTCCGCTTCCTGCGCCTGATGCCCGACGAGGGCGTGCCGCACTACCCGGAAAGCAAATTCATCGAAGTGCGGCGCCTGCGCGCGCCGGCCGATGTGGCGCGCCTGCTCGACCTGAAGTCGGGCGATGCGGTCATCTATATCAAGCGCGTGCAGTCCTTCGACGGCGTGCCGACCATCGTCGAGGAGCTGTGGCTGCCCGGCCTGCTGTTCAAGGGACTGACGGCGGAACGGTTGAATGAATACAAGGGGCCGATGTACGGCCTGTTCGAATCCGAGTTCGGCACCCGCATGATACGGGCGGCCGAAAAAATCCGCGCCGTGTGTGCCGCCGAAGCCGATGCTGCACTGCTGCACACGGCGGCCGGCACGCCACTGTTGTGCGCCGAACGCGTCTCGTTCACGTATGGCGACAAACCGGTGGAATTGCGCCGCGGCCTGTATCTGACGGAGCGTCATCATTATCAAAATGACCTCAATTAGATAATCTTGTTGAGCCGCTAAGAAATGGGGCGGCGCAACATAATTTTTGTTATATGTAACAATACATATTGGTGGGGAGGACGAAAATCGGCGAAAATCGCGGTCTTACCGCAGTTTTACTTTCGCTGCCTCGTCGCAGTATCGAAATAATTAGCACTAAGCCATAGGGAGGTTAATGATGTCTGAAGCCGTAAGGGAAGCACCAAAAAAAGAACGGCCTGAGTTCCGTAATATCCACGTTACGCAACTGTCGAACTACCGCTTGCCTTTAGCCGGAGTTGTATCCATCTTGCACCGCATTAGCGGTTTCCTGATGTTTGCCCTGCTGCCTGTTGTCCTGTATCTGCTCGAGCAGAGCATCCGATCGGAACTTTCCTTCGCTTACTTCCAGGGCATCGCCTCGCACTGGTTCGTCAAGCTGGTGATCCTGGCCCTGGTCTGGGCGTATATGCAGCACTTCTGCGCCGGCGTGCGCCACCTGATCATGGACACCCACGTCGGTCTGGACAAGGATTCGGCGCGCAAGAGCGCTGCCACCGTGCTGGCAATCAGCCTGACCCTGACCGCCCTGGTGGCCCTGAAATTGTTTGGAGTGTTCTAAATGGCGAATAATAATATCGGCCCAAAACGCCTGGTCGTCGGCGCCCATTACGGCCTGAAAGACTGGCTGGCGCAGCGCGTGACCGCGATTCTGATGGTGGTGTATACCGCCGTGCTGCTGTTCTCTTTCCTTTCCGGCAGCAACTTCACCTATGAAGGCTGGGCTGGCCTGTTCGCCCAGCAGTGGTTCAAGCTGTTCAGCGCCGTGACGCTGTTCGGCCTGTTCTACCACGCCTGGGTTGGCATGCGTGACATCTGGATGGACTACGTTAAACCAGTCGGCGTCCGTCTGTTCCTGCAAATTGCCACCGTGCTGTGGTTGATCGCCTGCGCCGCCTGGTCGGTGCAGATTCTGTGGAGTGTGTAATCGTGGCAGCAATCAAATCTGCAATCCCTACCCGCCGCTTTGACGCGGTGATCGTTGGCGCTGGCGGTTCCGGCATGCGCGCCTCCCTGCAACTGGCGGAAGCCGGCCTGAATGTGGCCGTACTGTCCAAAGTCTTCCCGACCCGCTCGCACACCGTGGCGGCGCAGGGCGGCATCGGCGCCTCGCTGGGCAATATGTCGGAAGACAACTGGTTCTGGCATATGTTCGACACCGTCAAGGGCGGCGACTACCTGGGCGACCAGGACGCCATCGAATTCATGTGCCGCGAAGCGCCGAAAGTCGTGTACGAGCTGGAACACTTCGGCATGCCGTTCGACCGCAACCCGGACGGCACCATTTACCAGCGTCCGTTCGGCGGCCATACCGCCAACTTCGGCGAAAAAGCCGTGCAGCGCGCCTGCGCTGCGGCTGACCGTACCGGCCACGCCCTGCTGCACACCCTGTACCAGCGCAATGTGCGCGCCCGCACCCACTTCTTCGTGGAATGGATGGCCCTGGACCTGATCCGCGACGCCGAAGGCGACGTGGTCGGCGTGGTGGCCCTGGAAATGGAAACCGGCGAGTGCATGATCCTGGAAGCGAAGACCACCATCTTCGCCACCGGCGGCGCCGGCCGTATCTTCGCGGCCTCGACCAACGCCTTCATCAACACCGGCGACGGCATGGGCATGGCGGCACGCGCCGGCCTGCCGCTGCAGGATATGGAGTTCTGGCAGTTCCACCCGACCGGCGTGTCCGGCGCGGGCGTGCTGATCACCGAAGGCGTGCGCGGCGAAGGCGGCATCCTGATCAACTCCAACGGCGAACGCTTCATGGAGCGCTATGCGCCGACCCTGAAGGATCTGGCGCCGCGCGACTTCGTTTCGCGCTCGATGGACCAGGAGATCAAGGAAGGCCGCGGCTGCGGTCCGAACAAGGACCACGTGCTGCTGGACCTGCGCCACATCGGCTCCGAGACCATCAAGAAGCGTCTGCCTTCGATCCTGGAAATCGGCCACAAGTTCGCCAACGTCGATGCGACCAAGGAACCGATTCCTGTCGTGCCGACCATCCACTACCAGATGGGCGGTATTCCGACCAATATCCACGGCCAGGTGGTGGCACCGACCGGCGACGGCAGCCAGAAAGTGGTCAACGGCCTGTACGCGATCGGCGAATGCGCCTGCGTCTCGGTGCACGGCGCCAACCGTCTGGGCACCAACTCCCTGCTCGACCTGGTGGTCTTCGGCCGCGCGGCCGGCAACCACGTGGTGGCGCAGAACCTGAAGCAAAAAGAATTCAAGCCGATGCCGAAAGACGCGTCCGAATTCGCCATGGGCCGTCTGAACAAGCTGGAAACCTCGACCGGCGGCGAGCGCGTGCAGAACGTGGCCAACGATATCCGCGCCACCATGCAGAAGTACTGCGGCGTGTTCCGTACCGACGAGCTGCTGACCCAGGGCTACCAGGAAATCATGAAGCTGGACGAGCGCCGCAAGCACGTGTCCTTCCAGGACAAGTCCAAGGTCTTCAACACCGCCCGCGTCGAAGCGCTGGAGCTGGACAATCTGATTGAAACTGCCAAGGCCACCATCACCTCGGCTGTAGCACGCAAGGAATCGCGCGGCGCCCACGCGCACAGCGATTATCCGCAGCGCGACGACGACAACTGGATGAAGCACACGCTCTGGTTCTCCGAAGGCAACCGCCTGGAGTACAAAGCCGTTGTCACCAAACCGCTGACGGTCGATACCTTCAAGCCGAAACCACGTACTTTCTAAGCAAGGGCCTTACAACATGGCACGTACTCTCAAATTCAAGATTTAC
Encoded here:
- a CDS encoding malate dehydrogenase, with the translated sequence MAKTPMRVAVTGAAGQIGYSLLFRIANGDMLGKDQPVILQLLEIPDEKAQKALKGVMMEIDDCAFPLLAGMTAHADPMTAFKDADVALLVGARPRGPGMERKDLLEANAQIFTVQGKALDAVASRNVKVLVVGNPANTNAYIAMKSAPSLPAKNFTAMLRLDHNRALSQIAAKVGKPVASIEKLCVWGNHSPTMYADYRFATIDGKSVKETINDAVWNSDTFLPTVGKRGAAIIEARGLSSAASAANAAIDHVRDWVLGTNGKWTTMGIPSDGSYGIPEGTMFGFPVTTENGEYKIVQGLEIDAFSQERINITLKELTEEREGVKHLLP
- a CDS encoding GntR family transcriptional regulator, whose product is MNSVPPNQTSPAAAASAPATPAQGATASSTVAPSASPTFSPLYQQIKALITQSLQSGEWKPGELIPSEVELANRFKVSQGTVRKAIDELAAENLVVRKQGKGTFVSTHHEARAHFRFLRLMPDEGVPHYPESKFIEVRRLRAPADVARLLDLKSGDAVIYIKRVQSFDGVPTIVEELWLPGLLFKGLTAERLNEYKGPMYGLFESEFGTRMIRAAEKIRAVCAAEADAALLHTAAGTPLLCAERVSFTYGDKPVELRRGLYLTERHHYQNDLN
- the sdhC gene encoding succinate dehydrogenase, cytochrome b556 subunit yields the protein MSEAVREAPKKERPEFRNIHVTQLSNYRLPLAGVVSILHRISGFLMFALLPVVLYLLEQSIRSELSFAYFQGIASHWFVKLVILALVWAYMQHFCAGVRHLIMDTHVGLDKDSARKSAATVLAISLTLTALVALKLFGVF
- the sdhD gene encoding succinate dehydrogenase, hydrophobic membrane anchor protein; translation: MANNNIGPKRLVVGAHYGLKDWLAQRVTAILMVVYTAVLLFSFLSGSNFTYEGWAGLFAQQWFKLFSAVTLFGLFYHAWVGMRDIWMDYVKPVGVRLFLQIATVLWLIACAAWSVQILWSV
- the sdhA gene encoding succinate dehydrogenase flavoprotein subunit, which produces MAAIKSAIPTRRFDAVIVGAGGSGMRASLQLAEAGLNVAVLSKVFPTRSHTVAAQGGIGASLGNMSEDNWFWHMFDTVKGGDYLGDQDAIEFMCREAPKVVYELEHFGMPFDRNPDGTIYQRPFGGHTANFGEKAVQRACAAADRTGHALLHTLYQRNVRARTHFFVEWMALDLIRDAEGDVVGVVALEMETGECMILEAKTTIFATGGAGRIFAASTNAFINTGDGMGMAARAGLPLQDMEFWQFHPTGVSGAGVLITEGVRGEGGILINSNGERFMERYAPTLKDLAPRDFVSRSMDQEIKEGRGCGPNKDHVLLDLRHIGSETIKKRLPSILEIGHKFANVDATKEPIPVVPTIHYQMGGIPTNIHGQVVAPTGDGSQKVVNGLYAIGECACVSVHGANRLGTNSLLDLVVFGRAAGNHVVAQNLKQKEFKPMPKDASEFAMGRLNKLETSTGGERVQNVANDIRATMQKYCGVFRTDELLTQGYQEIMKLDERRKHVSFQDKSKVFNTARVEALELDNLIETAKATITSAVARKESRGAHAHSDYPQRDDDNWMKHTLWFSEGNRLEYKAVVTKPLTVDTFKPKPRTF